The following coding sequences lie in one Apium graveolens cultivar Ventura chromosome 1, ASM990537v1, whole genome shotgun sequence genomic window:
- the LOC141673808 gene encoding putative calcium-binding protein CML16 yields MAPKLESEQLEQLKEIFQRFDMDKDGSITQLELAALLRSLGIKPKGDQIHALLNNMDANGNGSIEFDELVEAILPNLNEEVLISQDQLLEVFRSFDRDGNGYITTAELAKQMAKMGQSLTYAEISELMKEADTNGDGVLNFNEFATLMGKSASDFLRSLV; encoded by the coding sequence ATGGCGCCTAAGCTCGAATCTGAACAGCTTGAACAACTAAAAGAAATCTTTCAACGTTTCGACATGGACAAAGATGGAAGCATCACCCAACTTGAGCTAGCTGCTCTTCTCCGGTCCCTTGGCATTAAGCCTAAGGGTGATCAAATTCATGCATTGTTGAACAACATGGATGCAAATGGCAATGGTTCCATCGAGTTTGATGAACTGGTTGAAGCCATACTACCAAATTTGAACGAGGAGGTGTTGATAAGCCAAGATCAACTTCTGGAGGTTTTTCGATCATTTGATCGCGATGGAAATGGCTATATCACCACAGCTGAGCTTGCTAAACAAATGGCTAAAATGGGACAATCTTTAACATATGCTGAAATATCAGAGCTAATGAAGGAGGCTGACACAAACGGTGATGGTGTTCTTAATTTCAACGAATTCGCTACCCTTATGGGAAAATCTGCTAGCGATTTCCTCAGAAGTCTTGTATAA
- the LOC141673800 gene encoding putative phospholipid-transporting ATPase 9, translating to MANGRRKLRLSKIYSFRCGKKSFVDDQSRIGEAGFSRVVYCNDPSCFEAVISRYADNYVRSTKYTLATFLPKSLFEQFRRVANFFFLVVGILAFTRLAPYTAVSAIIPLVVVVGATMVKEGIEDLRRKKQDDEVNNRKVKVHQGNGAFEHTEWKHVRVGDIVKVQKDEFFPADLILLSSSYDDAICYVETMNLDGETNLKLKQALEVTSSFREDMSFRDFKALVKCEDPNANLYSFIGNMEFQEEQYPLSPQEILLRDSKLRNTDFIYGVVVFTGHDTKVIQNSTDPPSKRSRIERKMDKIIYVLFGILFLMAFTGSIVFGVKTKDDLHGSRMKRWYLKPDNSVIFFDPERAPFAAIYHFLSALMLYNYLIPISLYVSVEVVKVLQSLFINHDIHMYYEETDKPAHARTSNLNEELGQIDTILSDKTGTLTCNAMEFIKCSIAGTAYGQGVTEVERAVAKRNGSPVRVNGIDHKENSSKINTNSHIKGYNFEDERITGGRWVNEAQSRAIQKFLRLLAICHTAIPDLDPNTGKVSYEAESPDEAAFVIAARELGFEFCKRTQTSVSLIELDPVSHEKIERVYELLNVLEFNSSRRRMSVIIRNEEGKLLLLCKGADSVMFERLANNGREFEDETREHVNEYADAGLRTLILAYREVSAEEYEAFDTKFKEAKNLVSADRETVIDQATDLVERDLILLGATAVEDKLQQGVPECIDKLAQAGIKIWVLTGDKLETAINIGFACSLLRQGMKQILINLDAPGIKELEKVGDKDAIIQASKSSVLQQIHDGMNLLKSSSSGLFALIIDGKSLVYALEDDLKDLFLELAIKCASVICCRSSPKQKALVTRLVKLGTGKTTLAIGDGANDVGMLQEADIGIGISGVEGMQAVMASDIAIAQFRYLERLLLVHGHWCYRRISSMICYFFYKNLTYGLTIFLYEAQTSFSATPAYNDWFLSLYNVLFTSIPVITLGVFDQDVSARLCLKFPLLYQEGVQNLLFTWRRIIGWMLNGICSGIIIFFLCMSALEPQAYNSEGKTAGRDIFGPTMYTCVVWVVNCQMALSISYLTLFHHIAIWGEIGLWYVFLWVYGSMSSSFTTTGYKIFSETLAPYPLYWLITLCVVIAALIPYVSYKSVQMKFFPTYHGMVQWIRHEGHLDDPEYINIVNQKSINNATAGFTALTSARTSPLTGSIHRRR from the exons ATGGCAAATGGGAGAAGAAAGTTAAGGTTAAGTAAGATCTATTCATTTCGATGTGGGAAAAAAAGTTTTGTGGATGATCAGTCTCGGATTGGGGAAGCTGGATTTTCGAGGGTTGTTTATTGTAATGATCCAAGTTGTTTTGAGGCGGTGATTAGCAGATATGCAGACAATTATGTTAGGTCTACTAAATACACTCTTGCAACTTTCTTACCGAAATCATTGTTTGAACAGTTTAGAAGAGTTGCCAATTTTTTCTTTCTTGTTGTTGGTATCTTGGCCTTTACACGGCTGGCTCCTTATACTGCTGTGAGTGCTATTATACCACTGGTTGTTGTGGTTGGCGCAACCATGGTGAAAGAAGGTATTGAGGACTTAAGGCGAAAAAAGCAG GATGATGAGGTGAACAACAGAAAGGTTAAAGTGCATCAAGGTAATGGAGCATTTGAGCATACTGAATGGAAACATGTGAGAGTAGGTGATATTGTCAAAGTACAGAAGGATGAATTCTTCCCAGCAGACCTTATCTTACTTTCATCCAGTTATGACGATGCAATTTGCTATGTTGAGACAATGAACCTTGATGGAGAAACTAATTTAAAACTTAAGCAGGCGTTGGAAGTCACTTCCTCCTTTCGAGAAGACATGAGTTTTCGGGATTTTAAGGCCCTTGTTAAATGTGAAGATCCAAATGCAAATTTGTACTCCTTCATTGGAAATATGGAGTTTCAAGAAGAACAATATCCCCTTTCTCCTCAAGAAATTCTTCTAAGAGACTCTAAACTTCGGAATACAGACTTTATATACGGGGTTGTTGTCTTCACTGGTCACGACACCAAAGTTATCCAAAACTCTACCGACCCCCCCTCAAAAAGAAGCAGAATCGAGAGGAAAATGGATAAAATTATATATGTTTTGTTTGGCATATTGTTCCTTATGGCTTTTACCGGATCAATTGTCTTTGGTGTAAAAACTAAAGATGATCTTCATGGAAGCCGTATGAAACGGTGGTATTTAAAACCTGACAATTCGGTAATATTTTTTGATCCTGAAAGAGCTCCATTTGCCGCTATATATCACTTCCTATCTGCCCTGATGCTTTATAATTATTTGATTCCAATCTCCTTGTACGTGTCAGTAGAAGTTGTCAAAGTGCTTCAGAGTTTGTTCATTAATCACGATATTCATATGTACTACGAGGAAACTGACAAACCAGCTCATGCCCGTACTTCAAATTTGAACGAGGAACTTGGTCAAATTGATACAATACTTTCTGACAAAACGGGGACGTTGACTTGCAATGCAATGGAATTTATTAAATGTTCTATAGCAGGAACAGCTTATGGCCAAGGTGTCACTGAAGTTGAGAGAGCTGTGGCCAAAAGAAATGGATCTCCGGTTCGGGTAAATGGTATTGATCACAAAGAGAATTCTTCGAAGATTAATACAAATTCTCACATCAAAGGCTACAATTTTGAAGATGAAAGGATTACAGGTGGGAGGTGGGTTAATGAAGCACAATCGAGAGCCATACAGAAATTCTTGCGTCTATTGGCAATTTGTCACACAGCCATTCCTGATTTGGACCCAAATACGGGAAAGGTTTCATATGAAGCTGAATCACCAGATGAAGCTGCTTTTGTCATTGCAGCAAGAGAACTTGGATTTGAATTCTGTAAAAGGACGCAGACAAGTGTCTCACTCATTGAGTTGGACCCTGTTTCTCACGAAAAAATTGAAAG GGTGTATGAACTTTTAAATGTTTTGGAGTTCAATAGTTCACGAAGGAGGATGTCTGTTATTATAAGAAATGAAGAGGGAAAGTTGTTGTTACTCTGCAAAGGGGCCGACAG TGTCATGTTTGAAAGGCTTGCTAACAATGGAAGGGAATTTGAAGATGAAACTAGGGAACATGTAAATGAGTATGCTGATGCAGGCTTAAGAACATTAATACTTGCTTATCGTGAAGTCAGTGCCGAAGAATATGAAGCATTTGATACTAAATTCAAAGAAGCTAAGAATCTAGTTAGTGCAGATCGAGAAACAGTAATTGATCAGGCCACGGATCTGGTCGAGAGGGACTTGATTCTTCTTGGCGCAACAGCGGTTGAGGACAAACTACAACAAGGG GTCCCTGAATGCATTGACAAGCTTGCCCAAGCAGGAATCAAGATTTGGGTTTTGACCGGAGATAAGCTGGAAACTGCAATCAACATTGG TTTTGCTTGTAGCCTACTTAGACAGGGAATGAAGCAGATACTGATAAACTTAGATGCACCTGGAATCAAAGAGCTAGAGAAAGTGGGAGATAAAGATGCTATTATTCAG GCCTCAAAGAGCAGTGTCCTCCAGCAGATACATGATGGGATGAATCTGCTCAAGTCATCAAGCTCTGGCTTATTTGCTTTGATCATTGATGGTAAATCACTTGTGTATGCTTTGGAAGATGACTTGAAGGATCTGTTCTTGGAACTTGCCATTAAATGTGCATCTGTTATCTGTTGCCGTTCATCACCTAAACAGAAGGCACTG GTTACTAGACTTGTTAAATTGGGAACTGGAAAGACCACACTTGCAATTGGTGATGGAGCGAATGATGTGGGAATGCTTCAAGAAGCTGATATTGGGATTGGAATTAGTGGTGTTGAAGGAATGCAG GCAGTCATGGCAAGCGATATTGCCATAGCACAGTTTAGATATTTGGAGCGGTTACTGTTGGTGCATGGGCATTGGTGCTACAGAAGGATTTCATCAATG ATATGCTACTTCTTTTACAAGAATCTCACATACGGCCTCACTATTTTTTTGTATGAGGCACAAACCTCATTCTCTGCGACACCAGCATATAATGATTGGTTTTTGTCCCTTTACAATGTATTGTTCACATCAATACCAGTGATTACTTTGGGGGTTTTTGACCAGGATGTATCTGCAAGATTATGTCTCAAG TTCCCTTTACTCTACCAAGAAGGCGTTCAAAATCTCCTCTTTACTTGGCGGAGGATAATTGGCTGGATGCTTAATGGGATTTGTAGCGGTATTATAATTTTCTTTCTCTGCATGAGTGCACTAGAACCCCAAGCATACAACAGCGAAGGAAAAACTGCAGGGAGGGATATATTTGGCCCAACTATGTATACATGCGTTGTTTGGGTGGTTAACTGCCAGATGGCACTTTCAATTAGTTACTTAACCTTGTTCCACCATATAGCTATTTGGGGTGAAATTGGTCTCTGGTATGTTTTCCTCTGGGTATATGGATCCATGTCTTCTAGCTTTACAACCACCGGATATAAAATCTTCAGTGAAACCCTGGCTCCATATCCATTGTACTGGCTGATCACACTCTGTGTAGTGATAGCTGCCCTGATCCCTTATGTTTCATACAAGTCGGTTCAAATGAAGTTCTTTCCAACATACCATGGGATGGTACAGTGGATAAGGCATGAAGGGCATCTGGATGACCCAGAATACATCAATATTGTGAATCAGAAATCAATTAATAATGCAACTGCAGGTTTTACAGCCCTTACATCAGCAAGAACTAGTCCATTAACTGGAAGTATTCATCGTAGAAGATAG